A region from the Kribbella shirazensis genome encodes:
- the bcp gene encoding thioredoxin-dependent thiol peroxidase, with amino-acid sequence MSDRLSVGDTAPDFTLPDADGNDVALADLRGKNVIVYFYPAAMTPGCTKQACDFRDSLDALQAAGYAVLGISPDKPAKLAKFRERDGVTFPLLSDPDREVLTAYGAFGEKTMYGKKVTGVIRSTFVVDPDGKIAVAQYNVKATGHVAKLRRDLGL; translated from the coding sequence GTCCGATCGTCTGTCCGTCGGCGACACCGCGCCCGACTTCACCCTGCCCGATGCCGACGGCAACGACGTGGCGCTGGCGGACCTGCGCGGGAAGAACGTGATCGTCTACTTCTACCCGGCCGCGATGACCCCCGGCTGCACGAAGCAGGCCTGCGACTTCCGCGACTCGCTCGACGCGCTGCAGGCCGCCGGGTACGCCGTCCTCGGGATCTCCCCGGACAAGCCGGCCAAGCTGGCGAAGTTCCGCGAGCGCGACGGCGTCACCTTCCCGCTGCTCAGCGACCCGGACAGGGAGGTGCTGACGGCGTACGGCGCGTTCGGCGAGAAGACCATGTACGGGAAGAAGGTGACCGGCGTGATCCGGTCCACGTTCGTCGTCGACCCGGACGGGAAGATCGCCGTGGCGCAGTACAACGTGAAGGCCACCGGCCACGTCGCCAAACTCCGCCGCGACCTGGGATTGTGA